In Kitasatospora gansuensis, a genomic segment contains:
- a CDS encoding LpqB family beta-propeller domain-containing protein, protein MPRTDRTDRRAVGALGMVIVSTLTAGCVAMPSDGSPERVELAQAGGSENLQVRVFPVAPQAGDGPKSLLEGFLGAANADEPDYVTAKEYLTVAAAKRWNPDAGVAVLGSTSVKDSVDGADETRTEIRVTGDQVASLDGKHTYRTVQGAQFERQFTFVKETEGKNKGQWRIDQLPDGLIIDQTKFKNGYRAVHLYYPSAEDPWTDRQNPVLVPDPVYLRGRIDPFTSAAKALVEGPSGWLGKVVDPVFDKTTRIRDTVTVNESGVATVRITVPDFGGIQPRCQQMAAQLFHTLSGLQGKSQLVRLELLGDRGGCQTDAGRTAQIAPGALAGGTAGTRQYYLMGNGQLAQTSDDSANSVPMTGDLGQEKTPRPAEFAVRRDGTEAAVVSAGHDRLQVTEGGKLGESVLRSTPAGPDGGLTSPSWDGRGSLWVVDRAKDGSEVKVIRGKAVVPVRIDGLGARSVYSLKVASDGTRIALVVAEPGHPKSLLIGRVEHFGTPAAPKAAVTELRPVGTVLSEVVSVSWADTDQLLVLGKEDGKLQQLHYFGTDGSVNSDFVLQGGDSMSSVSATEARDDQSEKVPPVLATSSAKQQIYRLVGNQWREIPDKSGSWMFSYPG, encoded by the coding sequence GTGCCGAGGACGGACAGGACTGACCGGCGGGCCGTGGGCGCGCTCGGCATGGTGATCGTCTCGACGCTCACCGCGGGCTGCGTCGCGATGCCCTCCGACGGGTCGCCGGAGCGGGTCGAGCTCGCGCAGGCGGGCGGCTCGGAGAACCTCCAGGTCCGGGTCTTCCCGGTCGCCCCGCAGGCGGGCGACGGGCCGAAGAGCCTGCTGGAAGGCTTCCTGGGCGCCGCCAACGCGGACGAGCCCGACTACGTGACGGCCAAGGAGTACCTGACCGTGGCGGCCGCCAAGCGGTGGAACCCGGACGCCGGCGTGGCGGTGCTGGGCAGCACCTCGGTGAAGGACTCCGTCGACGGCGCGGACGAGACCCGGACCGAGATCCGGGTGACGGGTGATCAGGTCGCCTCGCTCGACGGCAAGCACACCTACCGGACGGTCCAGGGCGCCCAGTTCGAGCGGCAGTTCACCTTCGTCAAGGAGACCGAGGGCAAGAACAAGGGCCAGTGGCGGATCGACCAGCTGCCGGACGGTCTGATCATCGATCAGACCAAGTTCAAGAACGGCTACCGCGCCGTGCACCTCTACTACCCGTCCGCCGAGGACCCGTGGACCGACCGGCAGAACCCGGTGCTGGTGCCGGACCCGGTCTACCTGCGGGGCCGAATAGACCCGTTCACCTCCGCCGCCAAGGCGCTGGTCGAGGGTCCGTCCGGCTGGCTGGGCAAGGTGGTCGACCCGGTCTTCGACAAGACCACCAGGATCCGGGACACCGTCACGGTGAACGAGAGCGGTGTCGCCACCGTGCGGATCACCGTGCCGGACTTCGGCGGCATCCAGCCGCGCTGCCAGCAGATGGCCGCCCAGCTCTTCCACACCCTCTCCGGCCTGCAGGGCAAGTCCCAGCTGGTGCGGCTGGAGCTGCTCGGTGACCGGGGCGGCTGCCAGACCGACGCGGGTCGCACCGCGCAGATCGCGCCCGGCGCGCTGGCCGGCGGGACGGCCGGCACCCGGCAGTACTACCTGATGGGCAACGGGCAGCTGGCCCAGACCTCGGACGACTCGGCCAACAGCGTGCCGATGACCGGCGACCTCGGGCAGGAGAAGACGCCGCGGCCCGCCGAGTTCGCGGTCCGCCGGGACGGCACCGAGGCCGCCGTGGTCAGTGCAGGACACGACCGGCTGCAGGTGACCGAGGGCGGCAAGCTCGGCGAATCGGTGCTGCGCAGCACCCCCGCCGGGCCTGACGGCGGGCTGACCTCGCCGAGCTGGGACGGGCGCGGCTCGCTCTGGGTGGTGGACCGGGCCAAGGACGGCTCCGAGGTGAAGGTGATCCGCGGCAAGGCCGTCGTACCGGTCCGGATCGACGGCCTGGGCGCGCGCAGCGTGTACTCGCTCAAGGTGGCCTCGGACGGGACCAGGATCGCGCTGGTGGTGGCGGAGCCGGGCCACCCGAAGAGCCTGCTGATCGGGCGGGTCGAGCACTTCGGCACCCCGGCCGCGCCGAAGGCCGCGGTGACCGAGCTGCGGCCGGTCGGCACCGTGCTCAGTGAGGTGGTCTCGGTCTCCTGGGCCGACACCGACCAGCTGTTGGTGCTCGGCAAGGAGGACGGCAAGCTCCAGCAGCTGCACTACTTCGGCACCGACGGCTCGGTGAACTCCGACTTCGTGCTCCAGGGCGGCGACTCGATGTCCTCGGTCTCCGCCACCGAGGCGCGCGACGACCAGTCGGAGAAGGTGCCCCCGGTGCTCGCCACCTCCTCGGCCAAGCAGCAGATCTACCGGCTGGTCGGCAACCAGTGGCGCGAGATCCCGGACAAGTCCGGGTCCTGGATGTTCAGCTACCCCGGCTGA
- a CDS encoding winged helix-turn-helix domain-containing protein, with protein MTAPSSPAPTVELSADDARRIALRAQGLLGAPDRRAGVRGVLRHLGAVQLDTISVLARSHELIPYARLGAVGRPAVESAYWGSAATFEYWSHAACILPIEEWPLFAFRRRGYRSRGHLWGADVTEETYLRVLDQLRAEGPLTSTELGGAKRTSEWWDWSDTKIAVERALAFGDVVCTERRSWKRVYALAEQAIPTELFEQDPTDQECVRQLIAQAGAALGVATRADLMDYHRLKAKHFDAALPETGLVPVTVAGWAAPAWADPAALATAPRGRHRTTLLSPFDSLVWDRPRTERIFDMAHRLEAYTPKHKRVHGYFAMPLLAGGRLVGRVDPAREGRTLVARQVSLTSPRHVGALAEALREAASWVGCTDVRVEALHDESLRPAVEKLLA; from the coding sequence ATGACCGCCCCGAGCTCTCCCGCCCCGACCGTCGAACTCTCCGCCGACGACGCCCGCCGGATCGCGCTGCGCGCCCAGGGCCTGCTCGGCGCCCCCGACCGCCGGGCCGGCGTCCGGGGCGTGCTGCGCCACCTCGGCGCGGTCCAGCTGGACACCATCTCGGTGCTGGCCCGCTCGCACGAGCTGATCCCGTACGCCCGGCTCGGCGCGGTCGGCCGCCCGGCGGTCGAGTCGGCGTACTGGGGCTCGGCGGCCACCTTCGAGTACTGGTCGCACGCGGCCTGCATCCTGCCGATCGAGGAGTGGCCGCTGTTCGCCTTCCGCCGCCGCGGCTACCGCAGCCGCGGCCACCTCTGGGGCGCCGACGTCACCGAGGAGACCTACCTGCGGGTGCTCGACCAGCTGCGCGCGGAGGGGCCGCTGACCTCCACCGAGCTGGGTGGCGCGAAGAGGACCTCGGAGTGGTGGGACTGGTCCGACACCAAGATCGCGGTGGAGCGGGCGCTCGCCTTCGGCGACGTGGTCTGCACCGAGCGGCGGAGCTGGAAGCGGGTCTACGCACTGGCCGAACAGGCCATCCCCACCGAGCTGTTCGAGCAGGACCCGACCGATCAGGAGTGCGTCCGGCAGCTGATCGCCCAGGCCGGGGCCGCGCTCGGGGTGGCCACCCGGGCCGACCTGATGGACTATCACCGGCTCAAGGCCAAGCACTTCGACGCCGCGCTGCCCGAGACCGGTCTGGTCCCGGTGACGGTGGCCGGCTGGGCCGCCCCGGCCTGGGCCGACCCGGCGGCGCTGGCGACCGCACCGCGCGGGCGGCACCGCACCACGCTGCTCTCACCCTTCGACTCGCTGGTCTGGGACCGCCCCCGCACCGAGCGGATCTTCGACATGGCGCACCGGCTGGAGGCGTACACCCCCAAGCACAAGCGGGTGCACGGCTACTTCGCGATGCCGCTGCTGGCCGGCGGCCGCCTGGTCGGCCGGGTCGACCCGGCCCGCGAGGGCCGCACCCTGGTGGCCCGTCAGGTCTCGCTGACCTCGCCCCGGCACGTCGGGGCGCTGGCCGAGGCGCTGCGCGAGGCCGCCTCCTGGGTCGGCTGCACCGACGTCCGGGTGGAGGCGCTGCACGACGAGTCGCTGCGCCCGGCGGTGGAGAAGCTGCTCGCCTGA
- the mtrA gene encoding MtrAB system response regulator MtrA produces MKGRVLVVDDDTALAEMLGIVLRGEGFEPFFVADGDKALAAFRETKPDLVLLDLMLPGRDGIDVCRQIRSESGVPIVMLTAKTDTVDIVVGLESGADDYVVKPFKPKELVARVRARLRRAEEPTPEQLTIGDLVIDVAGHSVKRDGRGIPLTPLEFDLLVALARKPWQVFTREVLLEQVWGYRHAADTRLVNVHVQRLRSKIEKDPERPEIVVTVRGVGYKAGPS; encoded by the coding sequence GGCCGAGATGTTGGGCATCGTGCTGCGTGGTGAGGGTTTTGAGCCGTTTTTCGTCGCGGATGGGGACAAGGCACTAGCCGCGTTCCGGGAGACCAAGCCTGATCTGGTTCTCCTCGACCTGATGTTGCCGGGGCGGGACGGTATCGACGTCTGCCGGCAGATCAGGTCCGAGTCCGGCGTGCCCATCGTGATGCTGACGGCGAAGACCGACACCGTCGACATCGTGGTGGGCCTGGAGTCCGGTGCCGACGACTACGTCGTCAAGCCGTTCAAGCCCAAGGAGCTGGTGGCCCGGGTTCGCGCCCGGCTGCGCCGCGCCGAGGAGCCGACTCCGGAGCAGCTGACCATCGGCGATCTGGTGATCGACGTGGCGGGGCACTCGGTGAAGCGGGACGGGCGGGGCATCCCGCTGACCCCGCTCGAGTTCGACCTGCTGGTCGCGCTGGCCCGCAAGCCCTGGCAGGTGTTCACCCGTGAGGTGCTGCTGGAGCAGGTCTGGGGTTACCGGCACGCCGCCGACACCCGGCTGGTCAACGTGCACGTCCAGCGGCTCCGCTCGAAGATCGAGAAGGACCCGGAGCGCCCCGAGATCGTCGTGACGGTCCGCGGCGTCGGATACAAGGCCGGGCCCAGCTGA
- the mtrB gene encoding MtrAB system histidine kinase MtrB — MTHQTDDSPSGTAADGESAVRGDVLSSTTEGHRPRSGLRALLASVVRQFRRPVHRLLALYRRSIQVRVVAATLLLSLAVVLVLGVVVVAQVRTGLLDAKKHAAQGQARGGFEIEQEKINDAINLQARVGANNDPTREESSTWLIKQVSDLATGGTGVYSVIALVPGKGTEASAASAGLRGAYYSGDILPSSISPELRARVAAEQSVSHEQTTMIKRDSPPYEEPGLVIGKHFSGPDNANYQLYYVFSFGQESKTLDLVTGTLATAGLFVVMLLGGIAWLVVRQVVTPVRMAAGISERLAAGHLEERMKVTGTDDIARLGESFNRMANALQAQIRQLEELSRVQRRFVSDVSHELRTPLTTVRMAADLIYDSRDDLDPMAARSAELLQGQLDRFESLLADLLEISRFDAGAAILDAEPVDLREVVGRVVEAADPLAQAKGSAVIIRGGEEPVLAEVDSRRIERILRNLVVNALEHGEGRDVVIRLGSAGGAVAVGVRDYGIGLKPGEASRVFHRFWRADPSRVRTTGGTGLGLSIAVEDAHLHGGWLQAWGEPGGGSHFRLTLPRTRGGEISRAPFRLEPEDSRHNRGLSSTGAPYRRARPAGATALTASGEPGGEVPETPETPNGGFGSGLGGVLSIGPGLGKAPTAPVSDPSDVRTAAAGYGATGAQVVVDRSAVRPSAAPKASEHDADQSETEGAERAEDGQD, encoded by the coding sequence GTGACGCACCAGACTGACGACTCCCCGTCGGGCACCGCCGCCGACGGGGAGTCCGCCGTGCGCGGGGACGTGCTGAGCTCGACCACCGAGGGCCACCGGCCCCGGAGCGGTCTGCGGGCACTGCTCGCGTCGGTGGTCCGTCAGTTCCGGCGGCCGGTCCACCGGCTGCTGGCGCTCTACCGGCGGTCGATCCAGGTCCGGGTGGTGGCGGCGACCCTGCTGCTGTCGCTCGCCGTGGTGCTGGTGCTGGGCGTGGTGGTGGTGGCCCAGGTCCGTACCGGGCTGCTGGACGCCAAGAAGCACGCGGCCCAGGGCCAGGCCAGGGGCGGCTTCGAGATCGAGCAGGAGAAGATCAACGACGCGATCAACCTGCAGGCCAGGGTCGGGGCGAACAACGACCCGACCCGCGAGGAGAGCAGCACCTGGCTGATCAAGCAGGTCTCCGACCTGGCCACCGGCGGTACCGGGGTCTACTCGGTGATCGCCCTGGTGCCGGGCAAGGGCACCGAGGCGAGCGCGGCCAGCGCGGGCCTGCGCGGCGCGTACTACTCCGGTGACATCCTGCCCAGTTCGATCTCCCCCGAGCTGCGCGCGCGGGTCGCGGCGGAGCAGTCGGTCTCGCACGAGCAGACCACGATGATCAAGCGTGACAGCCCGCCCTACGAGGAGCCGGGGCTGGTCATCGGCAAGCACTTCTCCGGTCCTGACAACGCCAACTACCAGCTCTACTACGTCTTCTCCTTCGGCCAGGAGAGCAAGACCCTCGACCTGGTCACCGGCACCCTGGCGACCGCCGGGCTGTTCGTGGTGATGCTGCTCGGCGGCATCGCCTGGCTGGTGGTCCGTCAGGTGGTGACCCCGGTCCGGATGGCCGCCGGGATCTCCGAGCGGCTCGCCGCCGGGCACCTGGAGGAGCGGATGAAGGTCACCGGGACCGACGACATCGCCCGCCTCGGCGAATCGTTCAACCGGATGGCCAACGCGCTGCAGGCGCAGATCCGGCAGCTGGAGGAACTCTCCCGGGTGCAGCGCCGGTTCGTCTCGGACGTCTCGCACGAGCTGCGCACCCCGCTGACCACGGTGCGGATGGCGGCCGACCTGATCTACGACAGCCGGGACGACCTGGACCCGATGGCGGCCCGTTCGGCCGAGCTGTTGCAGGGTCAGCTGGACCGGTTCGAGTCGCTGCTGGCCGACCTGCTGGAGATCAGCCGGTTCGACGCGGGCGCGGCGATCCTGGACGCCGAGCCGGTGGACCTGCGGGAGGTGGTCGGCCGGGTGGTCGAGGCGGCCGACCCGTTGGCGCAGGCCAAGGGCAGTGCGGTGATCATCCGCGGCGGCGAGGAGCCGGTGCTCGCCGAGGTGGACTCCCGCCGGATCGAGCGCATCCTGCGCAACCTGGTGGTCAACGCGCTGGAGCACGGCGAGGGCCGGGACGTGGTGATCCGGCTCGGTTCGGCCGGCGGCGCGGTCGCGGTCGGCGTCCGGGACTACGGCATCGGGCTGAAGCCCGGCGAGGCGTCCCGGGTGTTCCACCGGTTCTGGCGGGCCGACCCGTCCCGGGTGCGGACCACCGGCGGCACCGGCCTCGGGCTGTCGATCGCGGTCGAGGACGCCCATCTGCACGGCGGCTGGCTGCAGGCCTGGGGCGAGCCCGGTGGCGGCTCGCACTTCCGGCTCACCCTGCCGCGTACCCGGGGCGGCGAGATCAGCCGGGCCCCGTTCCGGCTGGAGCCGGAGGACTCCCGGCACAACCGCGGCCTGAGCTCCACCGGTGCGCCGTACCGGCGGGCCCGCCCGGCCGGGGCGACCGCGCTGACCGCGTCGGGCGAGCCCGGTGGCGAGGTCCCGGAGACCCCGGAGACGCCCAACGGTGGCTTCGGCAGCGGGCTCGGCGGGGTGCTGAGCATCGGCCCCGGCCTGGGCAAGGCGCCGACCGCACCGGTCTCCGACCCTTCGGACGTCCGGACCGCGGCGGCGGGGTACGGTGCGACCGGTGCCCAGGTGGTGGTGGACCGTTCGGCGGTCCGGCCGTCCGCCGCGCCGAAGGCGTCCGAGCACGACGCCGACCAGAGCGAGACGGAGGGGGCCGAGCGTGCCGAGGACGGACAGGACTGA
- the hpf gene encoding ribosome hibernation-promoting factor, HPF/YfiA family: MDIVVKGRKTEVPKRFREHVAEKLEKVQKFDDKVISLDVEVSKEHNPRQADRSERVEITLRTRGPVIRAEAAAADPYAALDLASAKLDAQLRKSADRRRVHKGGNGRTPISVAEATAALARLPEAEQPSAGANGAVRKTMMGSLEVEGDGPLVVREKTHGAAPMALDQALFEMELVGHDFYLFVEKDSGLPSVVYRRHGYHYGVIHLTTDGSTVGEVGGAGGAIGGPDDD; the protein is encoded by the coding sequence GTGGACATCGTCGTCAAGGGCCGCAAGACCGAGGTGCCCAAGAGGTTCCGCGAGCACGTGGCCGAGAAGCTGGAGAAGGTCCAGAAGTTCGACGACAAGGTGATCAGCCTCGACGTCGAGGTGTCCAAGGAACACAACCCGCGTCAGGCCGACCGCTCCGAGCGGGTCGAGATCACCCTCCGTACCCGTGGCCCGGTGATCCGGGCCGAGGCCGCCGCCGCAGACCCCTATGCGGCGCTCGACCTGGCCTCGGCGAAGCTCGACGCGCAGCTGCGCAAGTCGGCCGACCGGCGCCGGGTGCACAAGGGCGGCAACGGCCGTACCCCGATCAGCGTCGCCGAGGCGACGGCCGCGCTCGCCAGGCTCCCCGAGGCGGAGCAGCCGAGCGCCGGGGCCAACGGGGCCGTTCGCAAGACCATGATGGGATCCCTGGAGGTGGAGGGCGACGGGCCGCTCGTCGTCCGCGAGAAGACCCATGGCGCCGCGCCGATGGCGCTGGACCAGGCGCTGTTCGAGATGGAGCTGGTCGGTCACGACTTCTATCTCTTCGTCGAGAAGGACAGCGGCCTGCCGAGCGTGGTCTACCGGCGGCACGGTTACCACTACGGCGTGATCCACCTGACCACGGACGGTTCGACCGTCGGTGAGGTGGGCGGCGCCGGTGGTGCGATCGGCGGGCCCGACGACGACTGA
- a CDS encoding ComF family protein, with amino-acid sequence MAVHLLFELLDLLLPTGCAGCRTGRTQLCPACRTALTAAEARPAGPRPAPPGLPPVHAAGPYADPVRQLLIAHKERGALRLAGPLGQALARAVHPLLDGRPVLLVPMPSTRRSVRARGHDPTLRLARAAARELRRGGHPVRAAPVLRHGRAVADQSGLSAAQRRTNLHGALAPRPGAARLLTGRQPVLVDDLVTTGATLAEAARALTALGHPPRGAATVAAAVRRRQPG; translated from the coding sequence ATGGCCGTCCACCTCCTGTTCGAACTGCTCGACCTGCTGCTGCCCACCGGCTGCGCGGGCTGCCGCACCGGCCGCACCCAGCTCTGCCCCGCCTGCCGCACCGCCCTGACCGCCGCCGAGGCACGCCCCGCCGGGCCGCGGCCGGCCCCGCCCGGGCTGCCCCCGGTGCACGCCGCAGGCCCGTACGCGGACCCGGTCCGGCAGCTGCTGATCGCCCACAAGGAGCGCGGTGCGCTGCGGCTGGCCGGGCCGCTCGGGCAGGCGCTGGCCCGGGCCGTCCACCCGCTGCTGGACGGCCGGCCCGTGCTGCTGGTGCCGATGCCCTCGACCCGGCGCTCGGTCCGGGCCCGCGGGCACGACCCGACGCTGCGGCTGGCCCGGGCCGCCGCCCGGGAGCTGCGCCGGGGCGGTCATCCGGTCCGGGCCGCGCCGGTGCTGCGGCACGGCCGCGCGGTGGCCGACCAGTCCGGGCTGAGCGCCGCGCAGCGCCGTACCAATCTGCACGGCGCGCTCGCTCCCCGGCCGGGCGCGGCGAGGCTGCTGACCGGCCGTCAGCCGGTGCTGGTGGACGACCTGGTGACCACCGGCGCCACCCTGGCCGAGGCGGCCCGGGCGCTCACCGCGCTCGGGCACCCGCCCCGGGGCGCCGCCACGGTCGCGGCGGCGGTCCGCAGGCGTCAGCCGGGGTAG
- a CDS encoding flavin monoamine oxidase family protein, translating to MSPTTTARAWLSRRALLGTAAAATAAGTAGFALRSVAAPRPLADEAVSRGLAREMLMVADDERTDLTLEYLKILIDGQLPPGPATTGTRRKRVLVVGAGVAGLTAATLLKRAGHEVVIIEANGSRVGGRIKTFRGMFTDSRQYAEAGAMRLPDFHPLVLALADKLGLKRQLFYNADITPGTRAAGAVPAVTYRSFTGETWSNGPERPFQPPTPNFRSFLAVNGLQTTRAAYAQSPAEVNRSFGARFETTAAKAVDEAFARVTVGPGDIRQRLDGWTGIFQRYGYHSTRQFLREEAGWDPVSVQAAGTLENMTSRLHYSLIPTLIDHAVISPTNRYWELEGGTDTLTTKLAEPLAAELRMGRRMTRLTQQPGGVRIETTAETGDEESCDGAPTGQAEVFEGDYAIVTIPFSALRFCRIEPLMSYPKRRAVAELHYDSATKVLLEFRTRFWEHGPHGFAGGGCVSDSASRFTYFPSHAPDGAPGGVVLAAYTWADDAMRWDSLTPGERYAFALNDLERLFGPQVRREFTGVGVTQSWARARYALGEAVIPTPGQLHELHPAARLPEGRVHFAGEHTSLKPAWIEGALESAVRTFLEVNAR from the coding sequence ATGAGTCCAACCACCACCGCCCGGGCCTGGCTGAGCCGCCGCGCCCTGCTCGGCACCGCCGCCGCCGCGACCGCGGCGGGCACCGCCGGGTTCGCCCTTCGCTCGGTGGCCGCGCCGCGTCCCCTGGCCGACGAGGCGGTCAGCCGGGGGCTGGCCAGGGAGATGCTGATGGTCGCCGACGACGAGCGGACCGACCTCACCCTGGAGTACCTGAAGATCCTGATCGACGGTCAGCTCCCGCCCGGCCCCGCCACCACCGGCACCAGGCGCAAACGCGTCCTGGTGGTCGGGGCGGGCGTCGCCGGGCTGACCGCGGCCACCCTGCTCAAGCGGGCCGGGCACGAGGTCGTGATCATCGAGGCCAACGGCAGCCGGGTCGGCGGCCGGATCAAGACCTTCCGCGGCATGTTCACCGACTCCCGGCAGTACGCCGAGGCCGGCGCGATGCGACTGCCGGACTTCCACCCGCTGGTGCTCGCACTGGCCGACAAGCTGGGCCTGAAGCGGCAGTTGTTCTACAACGCCGACATCACCCCGGGCACCCGGGCCGCCGGTGCGGTGCCCGCGGTGACGTACCGCTCGTTCACCGGCGAGACCTGGTCCAACGGGCCGGAGCGGCCGTTCCAGCCGCCGACCCCCAACTTCCGCAGCTTCCTCGCGGTCAACGGCCTGCAGACCACCAGGGCCGCGTACGCGCAGTCCCCCGCCGAGGTGAATCGTTCCTTCGGTGCCCGGTTCGAGACCACCGCCGCCAAGGCCGTCGACGAGGCCTTCGCCAGGGTCACCGTGGGGCCCGGCGACATCCGGCAGCGCCTGGACGGCTGGACCGGGATCTTCCAGCGGTACGGCTACCACTCCACCCGGCAGTTCCTGCGCGAGGAGGCCGGCTGGGACCCGGTCTCGGTGCAGGCCGCCGGGACGCTGGAGAACATGACCTCCCGGCTGCACTACTCGCTGATCCCGACCCTGATCGACCACGCGGTGATCAGCCCGACCAACCGGTACTGGGAGCTGGAGGGCGGCACCGACACGCTCACCACCAAGCTGGCCGAGCCGCTGGCGGCCGAGCTCCGGATGGGCCGCCGGATGACCCGGCTGACCCAACAGCCGGGCGGGGTACGGATCGAGACCACGGCCGAGACCGGCGACGAGGAGTCCTGCGACGGCGCGCCGACCGGCCAGGCCGAGGTCTTCGAGGGCGACTACGCGATCGTCACGATCCCGTTCAGCGCGCTGCGGTTCTGCCGGATCGAACCGCTGATGTCCTACCCGAAGCGGCGCGCGGTGGCCGAGCTGCACTACGACTCGGCGACCAAGGTGCTGCTGGAGTTCCGCACCCGCTTCTGGGAGCACGGCCCGCACGGCTTCGCGGGCGGCGGCTGCGTCTCGGACAGCGCGAGCCGGTTCACCTACTTCCCCTCGCACGCCCCGGACGGCGCCCCTGGTGGCGTGGTGCTGGCCGCGTACACCTGGGCTGACGACGCGATGCGCTGGGACTCGCTGACCCCGGGCGAGCGGTACGCCTTCGCGCTGAACGACCTGGAGCGGCTGTTCGGGCCGCAGGTCCGCCGCGAGTTCACCGGCGTCGGGGTCACCCAGTCCTGGGCCCGGGCCCGCTACGCGCTCGGCGAGGCGGTCATCCCGACCCCGGGCCAGCTGCACGAGCTCCACCCGGCCGCCCGGCTCCCCGAGGGCCGGGTGCACTTCGCCGGCGAGCACACCAGCCTGAAGCCGGCCTGGATCGAGGGCGCGCTGGAGTCCGCCGTCCGCACCTTCCTGGAGGTCAACGCCCGCTGA